One window of Magallana gigas chromosome 2, xbMagGiga1.1, whole genome shotgun sequence genomic DNA carries:
- the LOC105338334 gene encoding ADAM 17-like protease — MRSVVFCLVMVVTLVNVTNGNVSSKLQYYEFLRMSDIERRTRRGADPNPASHLHQFWFKAFERKFHLVLKQSNILPRDFKARTLNNKQKREFFIPNSEFLQGYLSDDDSSHVEAHWEDGVLSASITTADDIIVIEPSWRFLRSLTQGQNGSMIIYKKSDLISDPQDKALGYRMKFCGSGAEVSRAADEIPSTPENIFLENYYTDYKHRRLKRQQDFLGPRKVCRLFVVADYEFHKNVGGKNKHTTARYIIGIMNRVNQIFMGTKWPDDNSNIQGLGFEIAELEIHENYTYQGVHFNNPNMQWNTTYLLQVFSRGSAFKDYCLAHLFTYHRFSRGVLGLAYIAGRENSQPGGICSTGPSPGKVFQSQGYETTFNTGWSSAQNSEGDRVLSLEAALVIAHELGHNWGSEHDPDTPGCAPGVEKGGKYLMYPYSVSGYEHNNQIFSSCSRRYIYNVIKSKGPGCFTESNTLTVCGNGRIEADEECDAGFNGDHCCSSQCKLQSGAICSPMNHECCDNKCRTADNNTICHALPDNLVTCKGISKCNGVDLTCPEAGNKDDNSTCVDGGKCKNGVCLNYCELLDKVPCICSKESGYACYRCCKALNASECLPEPPPPAFFQKLPNGRPCFHGVCVEGVCEKQKNHIVQRLFSIIDTITVDQFVEFMKTNIVGTILVFSLLLWIPASCTFSHFDKKREKRLRMRHGRWKSHSRYTLLMDCLDAEDRQRIKQAGSFRVKHVGGSVIRHSAIRAGHMYLTQSNFTKEVLQYADDLKESSV; from the exons ATGAGGAGTGTCGTGTTCTGTTTGGTGATGGTAGTAACTTTGGTTAACGTCACAAACG GGAATGTATCCAGCAAGTTGCAGTATTATGAGTTTCTGCGTATGTCAGACATTGAGCGTCGGACTAGGCGAGGAGCTGATCCAAACCCTGCTTCACATCTGCACCAATTCTGGTTCAAAGCATTTGAAAG AAAATTTCATTTAGTTCTCAAGCAATCCAACATCTTACCTCGTGATTTTAAAGCAAGGACACTCAACAATAAACAGAAGAGAGAATTTTTCATTCCAAACTCAGAATTTCTTCAAGGGTATTTGTCAG ATGATGACAGTTCTCATGTAGAGGCTCATTGGGAAGATGGTGTGTTATCAGCAAGTATTACTACAGCAGATGATATCATTGTGATCGAG CCTTCTTGGAGATTTCTAAGAAGTTTGACTCAAGGACAGAATGGCAGCATGATAATCTACAAGAAGTCTGATCTGATATCTGATCCCCAAGATAAAGCCTTAGGATATAG GATGAAATTTTGTGGAAGTGGTGCTGAAGTGTCAAGAGCAGCAGATGAAATCCCATCAACAcctgaaaacatatttttagaaaattattaCACAG ACTATAAGCATCGGAGATTAAAAAGACAGCAGGATTTCTTAGGTCCTAGAAAAGTTTGTCGCCTTTTTGTAGTAGCAGATTATGAGTTTCATAAAAACGTTGGAGGGAAAAACAAGCACACAACTGCACgttacatt ATAGGAATAATGAATAGAGTAAATCAGATATTTATGGGAACAAAATGGCCAGATGATAATTCCAACATACAGGGTCTTGGTTTTGAGATTGCAGAA CTGGAAATCCATGAAAACTACACATACCAAGGTGTTCATTTTAATAATCCGAACATGCAGTGGAACACCACATACCTTCTGCAG GTCTTCAGTCGAGGTTCAGCATTTAAAGACTACTGCCTGGCCCACTTGTTTACTTACCACAGATTTTCTCGTGGGGTTCTAGGATTAGCTTATATAGCAGGCAGGGAAAACAGCCAGCCTGGGGGAATATGCTCCACTGGTCCCTCCCCAGGCAAAG TTTTCCAGTCCCAGGGTTATGAGACAACTTTTAACACTGGTTGGAGCTCTGCCCAGAACAGCGAAGGCGATAGAGTTCTCTCCCTTGAAGCAGCATTAGTTATTGCTCATG AGCTCG GTCACAACTGGGGGAGTGAACATGATCCAGATACTCCTGGCTGTGCCCCAGGGGTAGAGAAAGGAGGAAAATATCTCATGTATCCATATTCTGTAAGCGGGTATGAGCATAATAATCAA ATTTTTTCTTCCTGTAGTAGaagatatatttataatgtGATAAAATCCAAGGGACCTGGGTGCTTCACAG AGAGTAATACTCTGACCGTCTGTGGTAATGGTCGGATAGAGGCGGATGAAGAATGTGATGCCGGATTCAATGGGGACCACTGCTGTTCATCTCAGTGTAAACTACAGAGTGGAGCCATCTGTAGTCCAATGAACCATGAGTGTTGTGATAATAAATGCCGTACTGCTGACAATAATACTATTTGTCATGCCTTGCCTGATAATCTGGTCACGTGTAAAGGGATTTCTAAGTGCAA TGGTGTAGATTTGACTTGCCCAGAAGCTGGGAATAAAGACGACAACTCGACTTGTGTGGATGG AGGAAAGTGTAAGAATGGAGTATGTCTAAACTATTGTGAGCTCCTTGACAAAGTTCCATGTATTTGCTCCAAAG AGAGTGGATATGCATGTTACCGCTGTTGTAAAGCATTGAATGCCTCAGAATGCTTGCCCGAGCCCCCACCCCCTGCCTTTTTCCAGAAACTTCCCAATGGCAGGCCATGTTTTCATGGTGTTTGTGTGGAA gGTGTGTGTGAGAAACAAAAGAATCATATTGTTCAGAGATTATTCAGCATTATTGATACCATTACTGTTGATCAGTTTG TTGAGTTTATGAAAACCAATATTGTTGGTACCATTCTTGTGTTCTCCTTGTTGCTGTGGATTCCTGCTAGCTGTACATTTAGCCATTTT gataaaaagagagaaaaaagattaaGAATGAGGCATGGAAGGTGGAAAAGTCATTCA AGATACACCTTGCTTATGGACTGTCTGGATGCTGAAGACAGACAGAGGATCAAGCAGGCGGGAAGCTTCCGTGTGAAACATGTCGGAGGCAGTGTGATCCGTCATTCTGCCATCCGTGCAGGACACATGTACTTAACTCAATCCAACTTCACCAAAGAGGTTTTACAGTATGCTGACGATTTGAAGGAGTCCTCGGTGTGA